TTCTGTGCCATAGTAGGAATGATAATTCCTATGGGATTCATTATTTTCCTGGCATTTATTTGGTTAATTAAAGGCAATCCCATTGCCATTGATCTCAGTCTACCTCATCTATTGCCTCAGTGGAAAGACGGCCAATCTTGGGTTTCATTAACCGCTATTATGACCTCATTTCTAGGAATGGAATTAGCTGCGGTTCATGTTCGTAATGTGAAAGATCCTCAAAAAAACTTTCCTAAAGCAATGTTTTTTTCAGTCTTACTCATTTTATTTACTATGATTTTCGGCTCTTTAGCTATAGCTTTTGTTCTGCCCAAAGAAAAAATTAGCTTAGTCGATGGCGTCATGAGAGCCTTCAATAATTTTTTCCAAGCCTACCATCTTAATTGGCTAATGCCTATTTTAGTACTCTTACTGCTTTTAGGTAGCCTAGGTTCTATGATTAACTGGATTATTTCACCTGCCAAAGGCCTTTTAATGGCGGCCAATCATAATTTCTTACCACAATCCTTGTGCAAAATAAACAAACACGGTGTAGCATCTCGTATTCTAATTCTACAAGCGGTGTTAGTTACCTTCTTATGCAGCGGTTTCCTTTTATTTCCCAGTGTTAATGCCATTTATTGGTTATTTACTGATTTAAGTACCGAACTATACATGATGATGTATGTATTGATGTTTATTGCTGCCTGGCATTTGAAAAGTAAATTTGCTCATTTAGAACGCCCTTTTGCAATACCAGGCGGTAAAGCAGGATATTACCTAATTTGCATCCTAGGATTATTAGGCTGTGCTATTACTTTAGTGGTTGGATTTATTCCTCCTGAGCAAACTATGGATGTAGGTGGTGCCAGACATTTCCGCCTGATTTTCTCCTTAGGTATAGCCGCTATGTTGTTGCCCGCTCTCTTAATCTATTTATTACGCAGAAAATACCTCGTTAAATAAATCATTGTAACCTGGAGCACACAATAAAAAACCGCCTGTAGGCGGTTTTTTATTTACTCCAAGTATATTATCTGCAGCTAGCCGGAGCATATTTAGGTAACTCTGTTCCAACCTTACAGACCCAAGTCACATCTCCGTTAGTAGTAAGGGTGGGGGTTAGGGTAATTGTCCCACCACCAGCCGTGGCTGTATAAGTGATAGTGATTACAGCAAGACCATCATTTGATACTGCAATTGAGGCAACGTTGGGGGTCGCTGCGGGAGTAGTATAGCCTGTTGCTGTTTGCGTAGCAGGTAAGGCATTATTCGTCATAGTCGTTTCTGAAACGGCTAATTGGGCTGATGAAGCCATTTGCAGCCCTTCTGTCACGCGCGCTCTAATCGTGTAGTCTTGATAAGCTGGAATAGCAATAGCGGCTAAAATACCAATAATTGCCACAACTATCATTAATTCAATTAACGTAAAACCCTTTTGTCTCATGACTTTCTCCTCGAATTTATTATTATTAGAGCAAGCAAAGACAATACCACATTTGATAACCTTAAATACTATATTCTCAATAATTTATACGCCCAAACCAGCGCAACATTGATACCGCTCAGGTAATCAAGGCCACACCGCTATTAAAATTGAAAATACATGACATTTAATGCCACATTGTGACAAATAAAATAGAAATTTGAAGGACTATTATTTAGGTTTCGCTCAAAGTTATACTGAAGTCAGCAAATCTCGCGCTAAAGCTAAATCTTCTTTGGTATTAATATCCTGCAGAGGTTCAACACATGCATCAGCAGCTATAATAGAGTATCCAGACCATAATACACGTAATTGTTCCAAAGCCTCATGCTTCTCTATGTCGCATACAGGCCAGCTAACATAATCTAATAAGAATGCCGCCCTATAAGCATATAGTCCTATATGTCTGTAAGTTTGAGCATAGGACTGAATATCATCTCTATGGGCAGGAATAGGGCTTCTAGAAAAATACAAAGCATGGTTATCGTGAGAGCGAACCACTTTAACTACATTAGGATTGTTTAACAGTTCTAAACTGGTAATAGGCCAGCATAAAGTAGACATGGGTGCAGTACTTTGCATCAAACATTGGGCGACCTGAGCAATCAATTGTGGTGCAATAAAAGGTTCATCCCCTTGTACATTGACAATAATATCGTCTGCAGCAAATGACCCTTTGGCTACAACTTCAGCAATTCTATCCGTCCCAGTTTGATGGGATGGTAAGGTCATAACCACTTGCGCGCCAAAATCTCTAGCATGATTTGCTATTAACTCATGATCAGTTGCAATGGTAATGGTCTGCGGTTGGGCCAATTGCGCTTGTCTGTACACACGTTCAATTACCGTCTGGCCATTTAAATCGTGCAGCAACTTACCTGGAAAACGTGTTGATTGATAGCGCGCAGGTATAATGACATGGACATTATTCATCATAATTTATCTTTCTCTTCTAAAGAAATTACTCGAGCTTCATGCTCCAACATCACAGGAATATCATCATGAATAGGAAATGCCAAGCGATCAAATCGGCAGATAAGTTCCTTTTTTTTCAACAGCAATTTCCCTTTGCATAAAGGGCAAACTAATATTTCCAACAGTCGCTTATCCACGCGAACCTCCTTGAGTTACTTGATTGCGTACATATATCGGTTGAGCTTCTGCCACTGATACGGGTTTTATGGCAGCATGTAATGCCAATCGTATCATAGCCGCAGCATTAGGATATAAATTTATTTTTTCACTTATTAAAGATTTGAGCGTTTCTGGAAAATCGTCCCAGTAATCATCAATACCAGTTCCTGCCAAAACCATAGGCTGTTGTTCGGGTAACAGAATCTCCCTTGCCCCATTAACTTTATCTTCTGAAGCTAATTTGCCTTTGGCGAAATAGCTCCAGTATAGCTCATGCATTCGTGCATCTAAAACTGCCAAAACCGGTAAGTTCATGTCATTTTTTAATTCCCGCGCAGACCATGCAACAGCCGCAAGGCTACTCACAGGAATCAACTGCAAATCATGGGCGTAGGCTAATCCTTTAGCAATACTGCATGCAATACGCAATCCAGTAAAACTTCCTGGACCACAACCAAAAATTATTCCATCCAATTGCTTCATTGTTGATAGGCCTACCTGCCTCATTAACTTATCAATCAGCGGTAATACTAATTGTGCATGAGTTTTTTGACTCCCTTGCTCTTCACAAGACAGCTTATCATCAACCATTAAGGCCACACTGGCCATTTCAGTTGAGGTATCAATCGCTAACAGTTTCATAATCTAAAGCCAATTCTCTAATAAATTTTAATACTTTTTGTTCGTCGCGGGTTTTGGGTAATTGCGGCAAGCTGGCCATAATCGCTTTTCCATAGTCTCTACCAGTCAAACGAGGGTCCGCTATCATCAAAACCCCTTTATCAGAAGCATCTCGAATTAACCGCCCGACTCCTTGCTTTAGAGCAATCACTGCATTAGGTAAAGACAATTCATCAAAGGCAGATACCCCTTTTTCCTTTAAATACGCCATTCGCCCACGAACCACGGGATCGACAGGGCTAGCAAAAGGTAACTTATCAATAATAACACAAGAAAGAGCCTCTCCTTTAACATCAACACCTTCCCAAAAAGTAGAGGTTCCTAATAATACAGCGTTTCCTAGCTGCCTAAATCGTGCTAAGAGTATAGGCTTTGCTTCTTCCCCTTGAATTAACAACGGATAGTTTAAAGTATTGCTCAGCATTTGAGCAACCTGTTTTAGAGCTTTATGACTAGTAAATAAGAAAAAGCAACGACCGCCAAAGGTCTCTATCACAGGGATGGCTTTTTCCAATAAGCATTCATAATAGCTGGAACTCTTAGGATCAGGCAGGCCACGCGGCAAATAAAGTAATGCTTGTTCTTGGAAATTAAATGGGCTAGGTAACAATAAAGTATTCACTTTCTCCAGCCCCAAAGGATTGCAGAAACAGTCAAAAGAGTCAGCCATGGTTAAGGTAGCCGAGGTAAAAACATAGGCGCAACTCTGCCGATTAAGCAGTCCCTTAAATAACTCAGCAACATCATAGGGGGTAGCATGAAATACTAAAGTATGTTTAAAACGCTCTAACCATAAAATGGTATCTTTACTAGGCTGACTAAAAGACAGCAAAGTTTTTTGCAACTCATCTAATCGCTCTTTACAACGCATAAGACCAGGAATTTCAGCAATGCCCTCATCGTCAAAACAGTGCAGTAACTCATCTTTCAAAGCCAGCCATTTATCCCAAACCGCCATAAACGTTTTATTACGTTTTATTTCATCCCAACTGATGCGATCTTCTCGCGACGGCAAAGCATTTAAAAGTTCCCCCATCAATTGTTCAAATTGATGGTTTAATACTTTTAAAGGTTGATTGGCTAAATCTAATATGGGCCACTCTTCAAAAATGTCTTCCAATAAATCATGAAATTGGCGGGTACCAATTCGCTCACCATTAAAATTGGTAGCGATTTCGGCAAGCTGATGTGCTTCGTCAAAGATAACCACATCAACTCCAGGCAATAGCTCTCCAAACCCCTCTTGTTTTAGGCGTGAGTCAGCAAAAAAAAGGTGGTGGTTTATCACGACTACATCAGATTCCATCGCTCGCTTACGTGCTTTAATTAAAAAGCACTCCTCATGATTAGGACACTCCCCCCCCAAACAATTATCCGTCGTAGAAGTTACATAATGCCAAACCTGCGAATCCTCGCTAATTTCAGGTAACTCCGAACGCTCTCCATTCTGCATTTGCGATAATTTATCCCGCACATGCAGTATTTCATGAGCACACTGAGGTGTTTGAAAGGTCCCCTCTTCTGCGTATAAATTTACCCTATAGTGACAAATATAATTGGCGCGCCCTTTTAAATTTTGAATGCGTACGGATAAACCCAAAGCTCTAACCAGAGCGGGTAAATCTTTTTGAAAAAGTTGATCTTGTAATGTTTTAGTTGCAGTAGAAATCAGCGTTTTTTTGCCGCTTAAAAGACAAGGAAGAAGATAGGCAAACGTTTTACCGGTGCCAGTACCTGCTTCAGCAACTAGAATAGTCTTATCAGTGATAGTCTGGGCGATGGCTACTGCTAAATCAGATTGAGGGGTTCGTGCTACAAATCCCGGTATGGCTGTAGAGAACCGTCCTTTTTCACTCAGAATTCGCCGACACGACTCGGCGAGCGATGTTATTTCGGCCACTCTTTTTGTAAATGTTGCAATTTGTCTTTAACGTCTTCCCAGTCTTTGGCGTCAGCAGGAGCATCTTTTTTAGCCGTAATGTTGGGCCAAGTTTTAGCAAGCTCAGCATTAAGTGATTTAAACTGTTGCTGCTCTGCTGTCAAATCATCTTCGGAAACAATAGCATTAACAGGACATTCAGGCTCGCAAAGAGCACAGTCAATGCATTCATCAGGATGAATCACCAAAAAATTAGGTCCCTCATAAAAACAATCAACGGGACACACTTCGACACAATCGGTGTACTTACACTTAATGCAACTTTCTGTAACTACAAAAGTCATACTAAACCTTTTAATTAACTAAAAAAATATAGGCTATTAAAGCATAAAATACCCTAATGAAGATAGTATTTAACATGAATTCAACATCAAAAATAATACACTTTTTGATGTCAAAATAGATTATTTATCCCTATTTACCACGCACACTAAAATCTAATCAATAGACTCAGGAAAGATATTCAACCGCTTAGTAACAAATAATTTCTTGTTGACCATAAAATAGACTTGTCACGACTGGTTCAGTGTGCTATTTTTATGCAAGTTTTTTTATTTAAACAAATTACTTTATTTTTTTACACTTTATTGCCCTGGAGCAAACAATGGCACTAGCATTACCCCAAATCATCGCATTCAGCAGCAAAAATAGAAAACTTATTGGATTAGTAAATCAATTCAATAAATTACCTGAAGATGATCACATCAAACGTCTTTTTCATTTACAAAAAATAAATTATGTCTTAAACACCATGCCTCAGAATATTGAGCTATATGATTGGATCAATAACCCTGGTGAGAAGGGTTGGTTTAGACATTTAGAAATGTATGGAATCAATCCTCACGCTTCTTTTTTTATGAAGGGATTACAATTTGCTCAAGCTGTATGTGCAAAAATTGAACCAGTAGAAATGGTGCGGCTAGATTCTAAATTTAAAGAGAAATTAGATGTAGATAATAATAAAGGTTATGAATACCCTCTCATGCAAGAGCGTGACCAGTTATTAAAAAATGAACAAAATGAGCAGTGGGAAGAGCTTTATATTGCTAACTGCTACCAGCTGGCCACCTATAGTGCTCGTGATCAAAGAATTCAAACCAGAATAAAACTTCATTCTGAAATAGTTGAAATGGCTAAGAAAAAAATTCACGAAGTCCAAGGAAAAGATACTTCGGCCCATACTGGTCCTACGCCTTCCTATCATACTAAAGTGTTAGGGGCGCATACCAATAATAATGCCAATTTTGAATTCAAGATGGGTGGATGGAAAGATCTTTTTGTTTTTAGAGTAGAAGATAGGGCTGAATTAGGGTTAGAACAAGACTTGCATTCTTTTGAAGTATCAAAATATTTCATAGAGGATTTCGCCGTATTCGTGATGCCATTTAAAACTCAAGAAAGTCCTATTGAACTCAAGCCAGTGGTGTTAAGTCAATTTGCTAACCAAGGCAGCTTAGCTGATCTGGCTAGTGCCTTACATAAACAAAAAGAAAGTATGTCGAACATAGGTCCAATAACAGCGGACTATTTTACGTTGCTTAGTCATTTTTGTCTCAAATTGATCGAAACAAAAACCTACCATCCTGATATCAAATTAACTAATTTTTTAGCCCATAATAACCTTATCCGTGTCAGCGATAGAAAAACCTTTGTGCGCGAAGAAGAGCCTTTAGTCAATACACTACGAGTTTCTCCTGAATATGCGCCCGATGAAATAATAAACTGTCTAAACGAAGATTGGACAGGCTACAACGCGACTCAAGGTCGTACTAAGGTTAATATGCCCGCCGTAATGGCCTACCAACTTGGTATGGCCTTAAAGGAGTTTTTAATTTTAACTCAATTAGGAGAGCATCCTGACGACTTTAGAAAACCAGAGCGCACAGCAATCTCCTATTTTACTTCAGCTACAAAAGAAACAAGGGAGACAAGAACGATAATGAATTTGTCATTACTTGTTCAAGAACTGACTCGCTCTGAACCAGAAAAAAGGTTATCGATTAGACAATTCCATGAGTTGCTTCATTTCCGTATGCAACCTAGTGAGAGCTTCTATCAAAAACTAGAGGAACTGTTGCCTTCAAAAAATATAGGAATTCAAGAAGACGTAGATGCCATAAACAACTTATTAAATGGTGATCTGGCTGACACAGAACTATTGACCCAAGCGAACCAGTTGTTTATCAAATTATTTACTCGTGACTCTATAGATCATCGCTTGACACGACTTGCTGAAAAGTTGGCGATAAAATGCTACAGAGGGTGTGCTGAATCGTTCTTTACAAAATCGATTGAAGCAGAACTGTTAAATAGGGATTGGCAAGAGGCTCCTTGGTATAGAAAATTCTTCCATATATTCTCTTTTGGTTTCTTCAGAGTTGAGAAAGTTACTCGTATTGAAGACATTAAAGACAGCATGGGAATAAATTTAGAAGGTGAAGAATTTCAAACCTATTTCTCACATCTGATGTTTCTTCCCCCATCTGAGCTAGAGAGCTTAGGTAGGTTAGAATCCATATACTTTAAAGATCTTATCAATGATAATCTGGATAAAATTGTGGTAAAAAATCCTGATTTACAAGATGTTGTCGTTTCTGATGACGAAGAGTGCGCGGAACAAAGAACATCCACTACTTCTCTTCCGAGAACAACTCTTACCTTGTCATTATCTTCTGACTCAGAAGAGGAAGAGGACGACGACGAAATATCAGCTACTATAAAGATCAATTATAATGCCACTGATAAACAAGAATTATCAGAAAACGAAAAAGAAAAAATAGAGGGGCCTTTGCCTTCTGGTACTACTGTAATTCACCACAAAGAAGCGGATAAGGAAGACGGCCCCTTACCGACAAGTACTACAGTAATTCACCACAATGCAGAAAATAAAAAAGAGAATCCCAAAAAGAGAGAAGGACTTGCAAGTCGTTTTAGT
This Legionella fallonii LLAP-10 DNA region includes the following protein-coding sequences:
- the fdxA gene encoding ferredoxin FdxA, encoding MTFVVTESCIKCKYTDCVEVCPVDCFYEGPNFLVIHPDECIDCALCEPECPVNAIVSEDDLTAEQQQFKSLNAELAKTWPNITAKKDAPADAKDWEDVKDKLQHLQKEWPK
- the kdsB gene encoding 3-deoxy-manno-octulosonate cytidylyltransferase, which produces MMNNVHVIIPARYQSTRFPGKLLHDLNGQTVIERVYRQAQLAQPQTITIATDHELIANHARDFGAQVVMTLPSHQTGTDRIAEVVAKGSFAADDIIVNVQGDEPFIAPQLIAQVAQCLMQSTAPMSTLCWPITSLELLNNPNVVKVVRSHDNHALYFSRSPIPAHRDDIQSYAQTYRHIGLYAYRAAFLLDYVSWPVCDIEKHEALEQLRVLWSGYSIIAADACVEPLQDINTKEDLALARDLLTSV
- a CDS encoding APC family permease yields the protein MKTISAEKISVFALVLLITGAIDSIRNLPGTALFGSTLIFFFIFSAIIFLIPVALVSAELSSTWSEEEGGIYSWVKHAFGENVAFFTIWLQWINTLVWYPTILSFIAGTIAFLINPELAQNKYYLIAVILTIFWSLTLVGASGLRTSAAFAGFCAIVGMIIPMGFIIFLAFIWLIKGNPIAIDLSLPHLLPQWKDGQSWVSLTAIMTSFLGMELAAVHVRNVKDPQKNFPKAMFFSVLLILFTMIFGSLAIAFVLPKEKISLVDGVMRAFNNFFQAYHLNWLMPILVLLLLLGSLGSMINWIISPAKGLLMAANHNFLPQSLCKINKHGVASRILILQAVLVTFLCSGFLLFPSVNAIYWLFTDLSTELYMMMYVLMFIAAWHLKSKFAHLERPFAIPGGKAGYYLICILGLLGCAITLVVGFIPPEQTMDVGGARHFRLIFSLGIAAMLLPALLIYLLRRKYLVK
- the tsaB gene encoding tRNA (adenosine(37)-N6)-threonylcarbamoyltransferase complex dimerization subunit type 1 TsaB, whose protein sequence is MMKLLAIDTSTEMASVALMVDDKLSCEEQGSQKTHAQLVLPLIDKLMRQVGLSTMKQLDGIIFGCGPGSFTGLRIACSIAKGLAYAHDLQLIPVSSLAAVAWSARELKNDMNLPVLAVLDARMHELYWSYFAKGKLASEDKVNGAREILLPEQQPMVLAGTGIDDYWDDFPETLKSLISEKINLYPNAAAMIRLALHAAIKPVSVAEAQPIYVRNQVTQGGSRG
- a CDS encoding ATP-dependent DNA helicase, which produces MAEITSLAESCRRILSEKGRFSTAIPGFVARTPQSDLAVAIAQTITDKTILVAEAGTGTGKTFAYLLPCLLSGKKTLISTATKTLQDQLFQKDLPALVRALGLSVRIQNLKGRANYICHYRVNLYAEEGTFQTPQCAHEILHVRDKLSQMQNGERSELPEISEDSQVWHYVTSTTDNCLGGECPNHEECFLIKARKRAMESDVVVINHHLFFADSRLKQEGFGELLPGVDVVIFDEAHQLAEIATNFNGERIGTRQFHDLLEDIFEEWPILDLANQPLKVLNHQFEQLMGELLNALPSREDRISWDEIKRNKTFMAVWDKWLALKDELLHCFDDEGIAEIPGLMRCKERLDELQKTLLSFSQPSKDTILWLERFKHTLVFHATPYDVAELFKGLLNRQSCAYVFTSATLTMADSFDCFCNPLGLEKVNTLLLPSPFNFQEQALLYLPRGLPDPKSSSYYECLLEKAIPVIETFGGRCFFLFTSHKALKQVAQMLSNTLNYPLLIQGEEAKPILLARFRQLGNAVLLGTSTFWEGVDVKGEALSCVIIDKLPFASPVDPVVRGRMAYLKEKGVSAFDELSLPNAVIALKQGVGRLIRDASDKGVLMIADPRLTGRDYGKAIMASLPQLPKTRDEQKVLKFIRELALDYETVSD
- a CDS encoding pilin codes for the protein MRQKGFTLIELMIVVAIIGILAAIAIPAYQDYTIRARVTEGLQMASSAQLAVSETTMTNNALPATQTATGYTTPAATPNVASIAVSNDGLAVITITYTATAGGGTITLTPTLTTNGDVTWVCKVGTELPKYAPASCR
- a CDS encoding Trm112 family protein, encoding MDKRLLEILVCPLCKGKLLLKKKELICRFDRLAFPIHDDIPVMLEHEARVISLEEKDKL